In Massilia violaceinigra, one DNA window encodes the following:
- a CDS encoding glutathione peroxidase: MLPTPESLESKPVPNVTFKARPNDQWKDLTTDELFKGKTVVLFSLPGAYTPTCSSTHLPRYNELAPVFRQNGVDDIICISVNDAFVMNEWKVGQDAENITVIPDGNGDFSQGMGMLVDKRNLGFGMRSWRYSMLVKDGLIQKVFIEPDKEGDPFEVSDAETMLRYINPNVQIPEPVVVFSKPGCPHCARAKATLKAHGLTFTEIVQDQKINASVLRAVSGQSTWPQVFIGGKLIGNADAVDAWFGAPKAA; the protein is encoded by the coding sequence ATGTTACCGACGCCAGAATCGCTGGAAAGCAAGCCCGTGCCGAATGTGACGTTCAAGGCCAGGCCCAACGACCAGTGGAAAGATCTCACCACCGACGAGCTGTTCAAGGGCAAGACGGTGGTCCTGTTTTCGCTGCCCGGGGCGTACACGCCGACCTGTTCTTCCACCCATTTGCCGCGCTATAACGAACTGGCGCCCGTGTTCCGGCAAAACGGGGTCGACGACATCATTTGCATCTCGGTCAACGATGCCTTCGTGATGAACGAGTGGAAAGTCGGGCAGGATGCGGAAAATATCACCGTGATCCCGGATGGCAATGGCGACTTCAGCCAGGGCATGGGCATGCTGGTCGACAAGCGCAACCTGGGTTTCGGCATGCGCTCGTGGCGCTATTCCATGCTGGTCAAGGATGGCCTTATTCAGAAGGTGTTCATCGAGCCGGACAAGGAAGGCGACCCGTTCGAGGTGTCGGACGCCGAAACCATGCTGCGTTACATTAACCCGAACGTGCAGATCCCGGAACCGGTGGTGGTGTTTTCCAAGCCCGGCTGCCCGCATTGCGCGCGCGCCAAGGCCACGCTCAAGGCGCATGGCCTCACGTTCACCGAGATCGTGCAGGACCAGAAGATCAATGCCAGCGTGCTGCGCGCGGTGTCGGGCCAGTCGACCTGGCCGCAAGTCTTCATCGGCGGCAAGCTGATCGGCAATGCCGACGCGGTCGACGCCTGGTTCGGCGCTCCCAAGGCGGCGTAA
- a CDS encoding AI-2E family transporter: protein MQLADPIPAPANEHPAPSVESAAVKAPPADPGAEQHDPLISSAAHTLRIPIHVNARGLALGIIATIAFVYALQWSQKFLVPLLLGIFIAYTLNPVVLWLERRLRIKRAIGATIVTVAILVLMGGVLNRVQGEFFNIIDELPTITQKVTRLLTNASGGQPSTIQQMQAAASQIEQATSSVGGQRPSARKAVPAAAAAGGTFKIMDWVLAGSMGFIGFITQATMVVFLVFFLLLAGDTFKRKLVKLTGPSLSRKKVTVHILDDINSSIQNYMFMLLVTNTLLALMMWVALRALGLENAGAWAIFAGLMHIMPYFGPLLITALTGLVAFMQFESLEMVLLVSGASLAIATLVGTVIATWMTGKIAKMNPAAVFVSLLFWGWLWGMWGLLLGVPVVVMIKVVAERVEGMEVLAELLGE from the coding sequence ATGCAGCTTGCAGATCCGATTCCGGCCCCCGCCAATGAACATCCCGCTCCTTCCGTAGAGAGCGCCGCCGTCAAGGCACCCCCCGCCGATCCCGGCGCGGAGCAGCACGATCCCCTGATTTCAAGCGCCGCGCACACCTTGCGCATCCCGATCCATGTCAACGCGCGCGGGCTGGCGCTGGGCATCATCGCGACGATTGCCTTTGTCTATGCGCTGCAGTGGTCGCAAAAATTCCTGGTCCCGCTCTTGCTCGGGATCTTCATCGCCTACACCCTCAATCCCGTGGTCCTGTGGCTCGAACGGCGCCTGCGCATCAAGCGCGCCATCGGCGCCACCATCGTCACGGTCGCCATCCTGGTCTTGATGGGCGGCGTGCTGAACCGGGTGCAGGGCGAGTTTTTCAACATCATCGATGAATTACCGACAATCACGCAGAAAGTCACGCGCCTGCTGACCAACGCCAGCGGCGGGCAGCCGAGCACGATCCAGCAGATGCAGGCAGCCGCCTCCCAGATCGAACAGGCCACCTCCAGCGTGGGCGGGCAGCGCCCGTCGGCGCGCAAGGCGGTGCCGGCGGCCGCCGCGGCCGGCGGCACGTTCAAGATCATGGACTGGGTGCTGGCCGGCTCGATGGGCTTCATCGGCTTCATCACCCAGGCCACGATGGTGGTGTTCCTGGTGTTCTTCCTGCTGCTTGCGGGCGATACCTTCAAGCGCAAGCTGGTCAAGCTGACCGGGCCGTCATTGAGCCGCAAGAAGGTCACCGTGCACATCCTGGACGACATCAACAGCTCGATCCAGAACTATATGTTCATGCTGCTCGTTACCAATACCTTGCTGGCGCTGATGATGTGGGTCGCCCTGCGCGCGCTCGGGCTGGAAAATGCCGGCGCCTGGGCCATTTTCGCCGGGCTGATGCACATCATGCCGTACTTCGGTCCGCTGCTGATCACCGCGTTGACAGGGCTGGTTGCCTTCATGCAGTTCGAATCGCTGGAAATGGTGCTGCTGGTCAGCGGCGCCTCGCTTGCCATCGCGACCCTGGTCGGCACCGTCATCGCCACCTGGATGACTGGCAAGATCGCCAAGATGAACCCGGCCGCCGTCTTCGTCAGCCTGCTGTTCTGGGGCTGGCTGTGGGGCATGTGGGGCTTGCTGCTGGGCGTGCCGGTGGTGGTGATGATCAAGGTCGTGGCCGAACGGGTCGAAGGCATGGAAGTGCTGGCCGAGCTGCTGGGCGAGTAA
- a CDS encoding winged helix-turn-helix domain-containing protein: protein MHATTQHHNAAQGDMTTLHTSANSTLIERVAPQPAERAPISMAPIERVRSTSATQRRIENMQKLIGELSTHEMLADEIAWFLKFSPSGARKYIRDLREAGVIELARYIEGTATYLGKAVYQISPDPERVKAFLAAIVQPKREGAAPRKERPGLREQSMAGTGRHFHILADDTHYAIRVNRSPVARDPLVAALFGAAPSAKEQA, encoded by the coding sequence ATGCATGCAACGACACAGCACCACAATGCGGCCCAAGGCGACATGACCACATTGCACACCTCCGCCAACTCCACCCTGATCGAGCGCGTCGCGCCCCAGCCAGCCGAGCGCGCCCCGATCTCGATGGCCCCGATCGAACGCGTGCGTTCGACATCGGCCACCCAGCGCCGCATCGAGAATATGCAAAAACTGATCGGTGAATTGTCGACGCACGAAATGCTGGCCGATGAAATCGCCTGGTTCCTGAAGTTTTCGCCGTCCGGCGCGCGTAAATACATCCGCGACCTGCGCGAAGCGGGCGTGATCGAACTGGCGCGCTATATCGAAGGCACCGCCACCTACCTGGGCAAGGCCGTGTACCAGATCTCGCCCGATCCGGAACGGGTCAAGGCTTTCCTGGCCGCGATCGTGCAGCCGAAACGCGAAGGCGCCGCACCGCGCAAGGAGCGTCCAGGCCTGCGCGAGCAAAGCATGGCAGGCACGGGCCGTCACTTCCATATCCTGGCCGATGACACCCACTATGCCATCCGCGTCAATCGCAGCCCGGTGGCGCGCGACCCCCTCGTCGCCGCCCTGTTCGGCGCGGCACCGTCGGCCAAAGAACAGGCTTGA
- a CDS encoding polysaccharide deacetylase family protein gives MKLSSVAAAVLCAGLLSGAAGAQSVAFSFDDGPSLAETPRLSPQQRNQAMLDALAKHKVKAALFVTAGNGADKSAGHALARAWGEAGHAIGNHTMTHPDLDSAKLTLAQYQQEVMDCDKIIATLPGYQKWFRYTYLREGNTPEKRDGMRAFLAAQGYRNAYVSLDTSDWRLDDHLTELLAKNSKADLAPLKKVYLAHVRQRALAYRALSQRLQGRDIAQVMLMHHNLINALFLDDVIGMFKDMGWTIVSPAKAFEDLVYQLAPQRAAPGQSLLLSMSRSLGVDQFDGWERLVDDGDADIASLKAQGY, from the coding sequence ATGAAGCTCTCCAGCGTTGCCGCTGCCGTCCTGTGCGCCGGCCTGCTGTCCGGCGCCGCCGGTGCGCAATCGGTGGCCTTCAGCTTCGATGACGGACCGTCACTCGCCGAAACGCCGCGCCTGTCGCCGCAGCAGCGCAACCAGGCCATGCTCGACGCGCTCGCCAAACACAAGGTGAAGGCGGCGCTGTTCGTTACCGCCGGCAATGGCGCCGACAAGAGCGCCGGCCACGCGCTGGCACGCGCCTGGGGCGAGGCCGGCCACGCCATCGGCAACCATACGATGACCCATCCCGACCTCGACAGCGCCAAGCTCACCCTGGCGCAATACCAGCAGGAAGTGATGGACTGCGACAAGATCATCGCCACCTTGCCTGGTTACCAGAAATGGTTCCGCTACACGTATCTGCGCGAAGGCAACACGCCCGAGAAGCGCGACGGCATGCGCGCCTTTCTCGCCGCGCAGGGTTACCGCAACGCGTATGTGAGCCTCGATACCAGCGACTGGCGCCTCGACGATCACCTGACCGAACTGCTCGCCAAGAACAGCAAGGCCGATCTGGCGCCGTTGAAAAAAGTCTATCTGGCGCATGTGCGCCAGCGGGCCCTGGCTTACCGCGCCTTGTCGCAGCGCCTGCAGGGCCGCGACATCGCCCAGGTCATGCTGATGCATCACAACCTGATCAACGCACTGTTTCTCGATGACGTGATCGGCATGTTCAAGGACATGGGCTGGACCATCGTGTCGCCGGCCAAGGCCTTCGAGGACCTGGTGTATCAACTCGCGCCGCAACGTGCCGCACCTGGGCAGAGTTTGCTGTTGTCGATGTCGCGCAGCCTCGGGGTGGACCAATTTGATGGCTGGGAACGACTGGTCGACGATGGCGATGCCGATATCGCCAGCCTGAAAGCACAAGGATACTAA
- a CDS encoding glycine zipper 2TM domain-containing protein, translating to MKSTQTIAALVVAASAVLGGCASTSSTPANNGSYDNPASSSAGYGTIESIQVTRSEGQTNGTGAVVGGIVGALVGNQVGSGSGRTAATVAGAVGGAVVGNKVEANRNAGSGQDLYQIHVRLENGETRTIVQDSVYDLRVGNRVRLVDGRVYRY from the coding sequence ATGAAATCGACTCAGACTATCGCAGCACTCGTGGTCGCCGCGTCTGCCGTCCTCGGCGGCTGCGCCAGCACCAGCTCGACCCCGGCCAACAATGGCAGCTACGACAACCCGGCATCGTCCTCGGCCGGATACGGCACCATCGAATCGATCCAGGTCACCCGCAGCGAAGGCCAGACCAACGGTACCGGCGCGGTTGTCGGCGGCATCGTCGGCGCGCTGGTCGGTAACCAGGTCGGCAGCGGTAGCGGCCGTACCGCGGCCACGGTCGCCGGTGCGGTCGGCGGCGCCGTCGTCGGCAACAAGGTCGAAGCGAACCGCAATGCGGGCAGCGGCCAGGACCTGTACCAGATTCATGTTCGCCTCGAAAATGGCGAAACCCGCACGATCGTGCAGGACAGCGTGTACGACCTGCGCGTGGGCAACCGCGTGCGTCTGGTCGATGGCCGCGTCTACCGTTACTAA
- a CDS encoding zinc-dependent peptidase, translated as MEALLWTTAIVVAIALGMSYPGWRLKRALAQPFPPAWLNILERNIPIYRRMQPELQAQLQRLVQQFLFQKKFVGCEGLEVDDEIRVTIAGQACLLLLNRFTRVYRKLHTILVYPSAFLVPRNHADEAGIVNPVRQELLGESWGDGRVVLSWDHVQRGAGDWTDGQNVVLHEFAHQLDSESGSNNGAPFLGHPGSYRNWSEVLSRDFNNLRHEAMFHRQSVLDHYGAVSPAEFFAVATETFFEKPWQMAERHADLFDQFLQYYRVDPRAWLAPPAPEPDAGHEPEPPSYGTVYGQWQ; from the coding sequence ATGGAAGCGCTGCTCTGGACCACCGCCATCGTGGTGGCAATCGCGCTCGGCATGAGCTATCCCGGCTGGCGCCTCAAGCGCGCTCTGGCCCAGCCTTTTCCGCCGGCGTGGCTAAATATACTCGAACGCAATATCCCGATTTATCGGCGCATGCAGCCCGAGCTGCAGGCGCAGCTGCAGCGGCTGGTGCAGCAATTCCTGTTCCAGAAAAAATTCGTCGGCTGCGAAGGGCTGGAAGTGGACGACGAAATCCGCGTCACCATCGCCGGCCAGGCTTGCCTGCTGCTGCTTAACCGCTTCACCCGCGTGTACCGCAAGCTGCACACCATCCTGGTGTACCCGAGCGCCTTCCTGGTGCCGCGCAACCATGCCGACGAAGCCGGCATCGTCAACCCGGTGCGCCAGGAGCTGCTGGGCGAATCGTGGGGCGATGGCCGCGTGGTGTTGTCGTGGGACCACGTCCAGCGCGGCGCGGGCGACTGGACCGATGGCCAGAATGTGGTGCTGCACGAATTCGCGCACCAGCTCGACAGTGAATCGGGCAGCAACAATGGCGCGCCCTTCCTCGGCCATCCGGGCAGTTACCGCAACTGGTCCGAGGTGCTTTCGCGCGATTTCAACAACCTGCGCCACGAAGCCATGTTTCACCGTCAAAGCGTGCTCGACCACTACGGCGCGGTCAGTCCCGCCGAATTTTTTGCCGTTGCCACGGAAACGTTTTTCGAGAAGCCCTGGCAGATGGCCGAACGCCATGCCGACCTGTTCGACCAGTTCCTTCAATACTACCGGGTCGACCCGCGCGCCTGGCTGGCGCCGCCCGCCCCGGAACCGGACGCCGGGCACGAACCGGAGCCGCCGTCCTACGGCACCGTGTACGGGCAATGGCAATGA
- a CDS encoding YihY/virulence factor BrkB family protein: MIEIKEWVPYSKQLARVMRCAVTEWFAHRAASKGAALAFYTLFSMAPILVLVIAIAGFFYGAEAAQGQLLNELRGLVGKQGAEAIQLVLAGAQNKESGIWATVIATALLLFGATTVFSELKDSLDEIWAVPASTDATWWDILRTRLLSFGLILVLGFLLMVSLVVSAALAVLEKYMNGLWKDAAVLLSWVSWGISFLVIATLFGVIYKMLPRIKLSWRDVTIGALGTAALFTLGKFVIGLYIGNSGVANSFGAAGSMIALLLWVYYSAQIFFLGAEFARQYALQLGSLKHKPDEVTGGGQTAAAKVTRIR; encoded by the coding sequence ATGATCGAAATCAAAGAATGGGTGCCGTACTCCAAACAACTGGCACGCGTGATGCGCTGCGCGGTCACCGAATGGTTCGCCCACCGCGCCGCCAGCAAGGGCGCGGCATTGGCGTTCTACACCCTGTTTTCGATGGCGCCGATCCTGGTGCTGGTGATTGCCATCGCCGGCTTTTTCTACGGAGCCGAAGCGGCCCAGGGTCAACTGCTCAACGAGCTCAGGGGACTGGTCGGCAAGCAGGGCGCGGAAGCGATCCAGCTGGTCCTCGCCGGCGCGCAAAACAAGGAAAGCGGGATCTGGGCCACCGTCATCGCCACCGCCCTGCTGCTGTTCGGCGCGACCACCGTGTTTTCCGAGCTCAAGGATAGCCTGGATGAAATCTGGGCGGTGCCGGCCTCGACCGACGCCACGTGGTGGGACATCCTGCGCACGCGCCTGCTGTCGTTCGGGCTCATTCTGGTGCTGGGCTTTTTGCTGATGGTCTCGCTGGTGGTCAGCGCCGCGCTGGCCGTGCTGGAAAAGTACATGAACGGCTTGTGGAAAGATGCGGCGGTGTTGCTGTCGTGGGTATCGTGGGGGATCAGCTTCCTGGTGATCGCCACCCTGTTCGGCGTGATCTACAAAATGCTTCCGCGCATCAAGCTGTCATGGCGCGACGTGACCATCGGCGCGCTGGGGACGGCGGCCTTGTTCACCTTGGGGAAATTTGTCATAGGGCTTTATATCGGTAACAGCGGCGTGGCCAACAGCTTCGGCGCGGCCGGGTCGATGATCGCCCTGCTGCTGTGGGTGTATTACTCGGCGCAGATTTTCTTTTTGGGTGCGGAGTTCGCCCGCCAGTATGCGCTGCAATTGGGCAGTCTCAAGCACAAGCCGGATGAAGTGACCGGTGGCGGGCAGACGGCGGCGGCGAAGGTGACGCGGATTCGCTGA
- a CDS encoding serine hydrolase domain-containing protein codes for MNRRALFIAALATSLLAACGGGGGGGGGGAAPPAGDVVLAPVTTLAAGVTQTAQPEVDQYMQGQLVEQRIPGMTLVVVRDGTVVYSKGYGYADRETARPVKPEDRFEIGSISKSFAATAIMLLVEEGKIALDDKLDKFIGAVPPQWSGITIRHLLNHSSGLPEYPDDATFADIFANRILGEDDMLARFRAYSPSWEPGTKYRYCNVGYDILGIVVRRVSGKGYFDFLKERVFTPLGMHSARLVAPKPARADSAIGYELKDGKHVPFVTTDAMSVYLGMAASGIELSAMDMAKWDAALYTDKILKQSTLALMWTNNVLVQAANADNTGIYYGLGWQLRTQNGKRWVYHSGGMPGYVTDFMRYPDQKLTIIVFTNLSDQHANARNIVRAVAPMFGQTL; via the coding sequence ATGAATAGGCGCGCCCTGTTCATCGCGGCGCTGGCCACGAGCCTGTTGGCCGCCTGCGGCGGCGGCGGCGGCGGCGGCGGGGGTGGTGCTGCGCCGCCAGCCGGCGATGTCGTGCTGGCGCCGGTGACCACGCTGGCGGCGGGCGTCACGCAAACGGCGCAGCCCGAAGTGGACCAGTACATGCAGGGGCAACTGGTCGAGCAGCGCATTCCCGGCATGACGCTGGTGGTGGTCCGGGACGGCACCGTTGTCTACAGCAAGGGCTATGGCTACGCCGACCGGGAGACGGCGCGCCCGGTGAAACCGGAGGACCGCTTCGAAATCGGCTCGATCAGCAAGTCGTTCGCCGCCACCGCCATCATGCTGCTCGTAGAGGAGGGCAAGATAGCGCTCGACGACAAGCTCGACAAATTCATCGGGGCGGTGCCGCCGCAATGGAGCGGCATCACCATTCGGCACCTGCTGAACCACTCTTCCGGCCTGCCCGAATACCCGGACGATGCGACCTTTGCGGACATTTTTGCCAACAGGATCCTGGGAGAAGACGACATGCTGGCCAGGTTCAGGGCGTATTCCCCGAGCTGGGAGCCGGGCACCAAGTACCGGTACTGCAATGTCGGCTACGATATTCTCGGCATCGTCGTGCGCAGGGTCAGCGGCAAGGGCTATTTCGATTTCTTGAAAGAGCGGGTGTTCACGCCGCTGGGCATGCACAGCGCGCGACTCGTCGCGCCGAAACCGGCGCGCGCGGACAGCGCCATCGGGTACGAGCTCAAAGACGGCAAACACGTCCCGTTTGTCACCACCGACGCGATGTCGGTCTACCTGGGCATGGCGGCGAGCGGGATCGAGCTCAGTGCCATGGACATGGCGAAGTGGGATGCTGCGCTGTACACCGACAAGATCCTCAAGCAATCGACCCTGGCCCTGATGTGGACCAATAACGTGCTGGTGCAGGCGGCCAATGCCGACAATACCGGCATCTACTACGGCTTGGGCTGGCAGCTGCGGACCCAGAACGGGAAGCGCTGGGTGTACCACTCCGGCGGCATGCCCGGATACGTCACCGACTTCATGCGCTACCCGGATCAGAAGCTGACCATCATCGTGTTTACCAACCTGAGTGACCAGCATGCGAATGCCCGCAACATCGTGCGCGCGGTCGCGCCCATGTTCGGCCAAACGCTCTAG
- a CDS encoding lipoprotein-releasing ABC transporter permease subunit encodes MLANFPYELQIALRYTSAQRRSERNPMLSVISLISVSGIALGVAALIVVLSVMNGFQKEVAARMLSMIPHIEVIDERGGLPNWEQTLAQARSNPAVSGGAPFVTLQGMLLYDETMRPVAVQGILPSAEKTVSAIAERMKGGKLDDLQPGRFNIVLGYELANKLSVKAGDKLSLLVAPQGGNATSWTPRRQVFTVTGLFNVGHNDFDSGVALVHIDDARAVEQLELPSGLRLSLHDLHQAPKVAQELMVSMPEHLMFRDWTRQNEVWFAALQSQKRMMFLILVLIIAVAAFNLVSTLVMKVNDKQADIAILRTLGASPRSIMAVFMMQGALVGVIGTVAGVAAGVLFALNIDVIMPVVEKLLGSKLLSKEIYFLSSVPSDPQWQDVVMIGGVSVALAFLATLYPSYGAARINPAESLRYE; translated from the coding sequence ATGCTCGCCAATTTTCCTTACGAATTACAGATCGCGCTGCGTTACACCAGCGCGCAACGCCGCAGCGAACGCAATCCCATGCTGTCGGTCATTTCCCTCATTTCGGTGAGCGGCATTGCGCTGGGCGTCGCCGCGCTCATCGTCGTGCTGTCGGTGATGAATGGCTTCCAGAAGGAAGTGGCGGCCCGCATGCTGTCGATGATTCCGCACATCGAAGTCATCGACGAGCGTGGCGGCTTGCCGAACTGGGAGCAGACCCTGGCGCAGGCGCGCAGCAATCCGGCCGTGTCCGGCGGTGCGCCGTTCGTCACCCTGCAGGGCATGTTGCTGTACGACGAAACCATGCGGCCGGTGGCGGTGCAAGGCATTTTGCCGTCGGCCGAAAAGACCGTGTCCGCCATCGCCGAGCGCATGAAGGGCGGAAAACTGGACGATTTGCAGCCGGGCCGCTTCAATATCGTGCTCGGTTATGAGTTGGCAAACAAGCTGAGCGTGAAGGCAGGCGACAAATTGTCGCTGCTGGTGGCGCCGCAGGGTGGCAACGCGACGTCGTGGACGCCGCGCCGGCAGGTGTTCACGGTGACGGGATTGTTCAATGTGGGACATAACGATTTCGATTCCGGCGTGGCCCTGGTGCATATCGACGATGCGCGCGCTGTTGAACAGCTGGAGCTGCCTTCCGGACTGCGCCTGAGCTTGCACGATTTGCACCAGGCGCCGAAGGTGGCGCAGGAATTAATGGTGAGCATGCCCGAGCATCTGATGTTTCGCGACTGGACGCGCCAGAACGAGGTGTGGTTTGCGGCCCTGCAATCGCAAAAGCGCATGATGTTTTTGATTCTGGTGCTCATTATTGCGGTGGCGGCGTTCAATCTGGTGTCGACCCTGGTGATGAAGGTCAACGACAAGCAGGCCGATATCGCGATCCTGCGCACCCTGGGTGCGTCGCCGCGCTCGATCATGGCGGTGTTCATGATGCAGGGCGCTCTGGTGGGCGTGATCGGGACTGTGGCCGGGGTCGCTGCGGGCGTGCTCTTTGCGCTCAATATCGATGTGATCATGCCGGTGGTGGAGAAGCTGCTGGGCAGCAAGCTGCTGTCAAAAGAGATCTACTTCCTGAGCTCGGTGCCGTCGGACCCGCAATGGCAGGATGTGGTCATGATCGGCGGGGTTTCGGTGGCGCTGGCGTTCCTGGCGACCTTGTATCCGAGTTACGGCGCGGCGCGGATTAATCCGGCGGAGTCCTTGCGGTACGAGTAG
- a CDS encoding BON domain-containing protein: MKIAKRLSSMLFAATLVATMAGCASTATKEGTGEFIDDTVITAKVKASIFNDPTLKASEINVETFKGDVQLSGFVADPADATKAADVARGVKGVVSVKNDVRVK; encoded by the coding sequence ATGAAAATCGCAAAACGTCTGTCGTCCATGCTGTTTGCCGCTACCCTCGTTGCCACCATGGCAGGTTGCGCTTCGACTGCCACCAAAGAAGGCACCGGCGAATTTATCGATGACACCGTGATCACCGCCAAGGTCAAAGCTTCGATCTTCAACGACCCAACGCTCAAGGCGTCGGAAATCAACGTTGAAACCTTCAAGGGCGACGTGCAACTGTCCGGTTTCGTGGCTGATCCAGCCGATGCCACCAAAGCTGCCGATGTGGCACGCGGCGTGAAGGGTGTAGTATCGGTAAAGAACGACGTACGTGTGAAGTAA
- a CDS encoding OmpA family protein encodes MKKTALAAALLCSAGLAFAQDLNPSWYIQPSANAFKPDQDFGVSERDYGGGLKIGKPLSEMWDVQIGATHARAEEGRYNYRQTLLGADALLMLSRQNFRPFLLIGVGAQRDRVDNPLRRVSKTSPYATAGIGFQLGMTDQWSMQADLRTVRGRLRDDAAFGFGRNNNKYLTIGLNYAFSKPTPPAPPPAPTPPPAVTPPPEPVAPPPPAPARFEKITLTATELFAFNSATLNVTQTRLDEIAAALQADPSITDVDITGYADRLGSEQYNLKLSERRANAVRDYLVAKGIDGARLKAYGKGEANPLVTCTDKRRADLIKCLEPNRRVEVEQITIERRVQ; translated from the coding sequence ATGAAAAAGACGGCCCTAGCGGCGGCGCTGTTGTGCAGCGCCGGACTGGCCTTTGCGCAAGACCTCAACCCCTCGTGGTACATCCAGCCCAGCGCCAACGCGTTCAAGCCCGACCAGGATTTCGGCGTGAGCGAGCGCGACTACGGCGGCGGGCTCAAAATCGGCAAACCGCTTTCCGAAATGTGGGACGTGCAGATCGGCGCCACCCACGCCCGCGCCGAAGAAGGCCGCTACAACTATCGCCAGACCCTGCTGGGCGCCGACGCGCTGCTGATGCTGTCGCGCCAGAACTTCCGGCCCTTCCTGCTGATCGGCGTCGGCGCCCAGCGCGACCGGGTCGACAATCCGCTGCGCCGGGTCAGCAAAACGTCTCCCTACGCGACCGCCGGCATCGGCTTTCAGCTCGGCATGACGGACCAGTGGTCGATGCAGGCCGACCTGCGCACCGTGCGCGGGCGCCTGCGCGACGACGCTGCGTTCGGCTTCGGCCGCAACAACAACAAATACCTGACGATCGGCTTGAACTACGCCTTCAGCAAGCCGACCCCGCCGGCTCCGCCGCCAGCGCCGACGCCGCCACCGGCCGTCACGCCGCCGCCGGAGCCGGTCGCGCCGCCACCGCCAGCGCCGGCCCGTTTCGAGAAAATCACGCTGACCGCCACCGAGCTGTTCGCCTTCAACAGCGCCACGCTCAACGTGACGCAGACGCGGCTGGACGAGATCGCCGCCGCGCTGCAGGCCGATCCGAGCATCACCGACGTCGACATTACCGGCTACGCCGACCGCCTCGGTTCGGAGCAATACAACCTCAAGCTGTCGGAGCGGCGCGCCAACGCGGTACGCGACTACCTGGTCGCCAAGGGCATCGACGGCGCCCGTCTGAAAGCCTACGGCAAGGGCGAAGCCAACCCGCTCGTCACCTGTACCGACAAGCGGCGCGCCGACCTGATCAAGTGCCTGGAACCGAACCGCCGCGTCGAAGTCGAACAGATCACCATCGAACGCCGCGTTCAATAA
- a CDS encoding DUF3309 family protein: MGTILLVILILALIGVLPTWNHSRSWGYGPTGITGLIVIVLIVLLITGRL; this comes from the coding sequence ATGGGTACCATTCTTCTCGTTATTCTCATTCTTGCGCTGATCGGCGTCCTTCCTACCTGGAACCACAGCCGCAGTTGGGGATACGGTCCAACCGGCATCACCGGCCTGATCGTCATCGTGCTGATCGTGCTGCTCATCACCGGGCGCCTGTAA